GCGCTCCGCGCTTTGTCCGGCACCGCGCCGCTCGCCGCCACGCTGTTCGCCGCCCACCTCAAGGTGCTCGGCACGCTCACCGCGGAGCGGGTGTTCCGCACCGACGTGGCGCCGGCGGGCGACGACCGCGACGTGCGCCGTGTCGACGCGGCGGTGTCCGGACCGAGGTGGCGCGACCTGGTCGACCTCTCGTGGCGTGCGGCGTGCGGCGCCCCGGCGGCGGCCGCCGACCACGGACCGGCCGACCGCGACGGCGTGGTCTTCGTGGCACCGGCCGGCACCGGCCGGGTGGGCGGCCCCGACGTGCCGGATCCCCACGGCCTGCGCGTGGTCGTCGAGGAGGACCGGTTGCTGCTGCGTGCCGCGCACGGTGCGGTGACTCCCGGCTACCTTGACCGGCTGGCGCTGACCTACCGCGCGGTGCTGGAGGCGATGGCCGGCGGGCCCGACGACATCCACCGCGCCTTCCTCGGTGCGGACGAGCGGCGCGCCGTGCTCGCCGAGTGGTCCGTCGGCCGCCGGGACGACCGGGGTCCGGCGGGCGTCGTGGACCTGGTGCGGGCGCAGGCGACCCGGACGCCACAGGCCGTCGCCGTGCGGGTCGGGGACGCGCGCATGACCTACCACGAGCTCGAATCGCGGTCCAACCAGATCGGCCACCACCTCGCGGGCCTCGGCGCGGGACAGGACACCCCGGTGGGCGTGTGCCTGCGCCGCGGGGCCGACCTGCTGCCCGCACTGCTCGGCACGTGGAAGGCCGGTGCCGGGTACGTCCCGCTCGACCCCGACCTGCCGGTGGAACGGCTGCGTCGGATGGTCGGCACGGCGGGGTGCCGCCTGGTGGTCACCACGACCGACCTGATGGACGCGCTGCCACCCGTCGACGGCTGCCGGCCGGTGCCGCTGGACCGGGACCGGTCCGCGGTCGACGCGGCGCCCACCACACCGCCACCGACCCGCACCGACCCCGGGCACCTGGCCTACGTCATCTACACCTCCGGCTCGACCGGCGCGCCCAAGGGCGTGATGGTGCAGCACGGCGGGCTGGTCAACTACTTGCGGTGGGCGGTGGACGCGTACGCCTCGCGCGGGCACGGCGGCTCGCCGTTCTTCGCCTCGCTCTCCTTCGACCTCGGCATCCCCGGCCTCTACGCACCGCTGCTGACCGGACAGGCGGTCCACCTCCTGCCGGACCCGATGGAGGTCGCCGACCTCGGCGACCTGCTGGTGGCGGGCGCGCCGTACAGCTTCGTGAAGATGACCCCCGGCCAGTTGAACCTGCTCTGCCTCGACCTCGACTCGGCGCAGGCGCACCGGTTGGCGGGCGTGGTCGTCGCCGCCGGCGACGCGTTCCCGGCCGCGCTGGCCGAGCGCTGGCGTGCCCTGGCCGGACCGGGCGGAACCGCGGTCGCCACCGAGTACGGGCCGACCGAGATCACGATCGGCAACTCCGGGCAGCCGGTCACCGACCCGCCGACCACCGAGTTGGTGCCGCTCGGCGCACCCGTCCCGAACACCACGATGTACGTCCTGACCGACCGGCTGGAGCCGACGCCGGTCGGGGTGCCGGGTGAGATCCACGTCGGCGGCGCCGGCGTGGCCCGCGGCTACCTCGCCGAGCCCGCCCTGACCGCCGACCGGTTCCGGCCCGACCCGTTCGGCGCGCCGGGCACGCGCCTGTACCGCACCGGGGATCTGGGCCGGTGGTTGCCCGACGGCACGCTGGAGTTCCTGGGCCGGATCGACCACCAGGTCAAGATCCGCGGCTACCGGGTGGAACTCGGGGAGATCCGCGCGGTCCTGCGCGACCGTCCGGAAGTCGGCGACGCCGTGGTCGTGCCGACCGGCCCGGCGGGACGCCCGAGAGGGCTGGCCGCGTTCGTCGTGCCGGCTCAGGGGCACACGGTGGACGTCCACCGGGTCCACGCCGGGCTGAGCGCGCACCTGCCCGACTACATGATCCCGGCGGATTTCGTCGTCGTCGGCGAGATCCCGCTGACCGCCAACGGAAAAGCCGACAACAGCGCGCTACTCGAACTGCTGGGACGCCGACCACCCACTGGGGGACGACCGTGACCTCTGCTCGGATCGACACCGACCCGAACCGCGAAGCCCCCACCGCCCAGGTGGACCTGACCGGCGCCGAGCGGACCGCACTGGGTGCGCTCGCCGAACAACTCTCCCGGACCGCTCCCGGTGGCGTCGACCACCCGCGGTGGCTGGTCGCGGCCCGGCGGCTGAGCTGTCACCTCCCGGTGCGCCTGCTGGAGGCGATCCGGCAGTACCGCCACGACCCGGGCGGCGACGGCCTCCTGACGGTCGGCAACCTCCCGATCGACGAGGACGCGGTGCCGCCGACCCCCGACGTGCCGGACTCGGCGGAGACGTCGGCCACCATCCCCGCCGCCACCGCCATGCTGCTCGGGCTGCAACTGGGCGAGGTCATCGCGTACCGCGACGAGAAGCGGGGCGCGCTGGTGCAGAACGTCGTGCCGGTCCGCTCGCTCGCGGGGTCGCAGAGCAACGGCGGTTCGGTGGAGCTGTCACTGCACACCGAGAACGCGTTCCACCCCCACCGCCCGGACTACGTCGGGATGCTCTGCCTGCGCGGCGGCCGGGAGGAGGTCGGCACGCTGGTCTCCGCCGTCCGGCACGCCCTGCCGCTGCTCGACGAGTCGGACGTGGCCGTCCTGCGGACCGCGCGGTTCGTCACCAGCGCTCCCCCGTCGTTCCGCGCCGGCCACCGGACCGACCCGCACCCCGTCCTGACCGGCGGCACGGCCGACCCGAACGTGCGCGTGGACTTCCACGCGACGTCGGCACTCGACGAAGAGGCGGCCGGCGCGCTGGAACGCCTGCGCGGGGCGATGGTCGCCGAGGGCACCGCGATGGTCCTGCGGCCGGGCGAGATGGCGTTCATGGACAACCGGGTGCTCGTGCACGGCCGCGGCGCCTTCACGCCACGCTACGACGGCCGGGACCGGTGGCTACACCGCATCTTCGTCCACTTGGACAACCGGCGCACCAGCGACAGCCGGATCGACAGCGGACCGGTGCTCATCTGAGCGACGGCGGGTCGTGTTCCGACCGGCGCAGCCCGCCAGGTCAGGCGGCCGTCGGTCGGCCCGGCGGTTCGGACTCCGCGGCGATGACCTCCCGGACGTACGGCGCCAGCCGGTATTCGTACGTGCGGTCCCGGCACGGCGTGACGAGGGCGTGGTCCACCAGGTCGGAGAAGAGGCACAGCACGCTGTCGACGTCCGACCGCTTCGGGCCGTCCGCCGCCACCACGTCCTCGTGGGTGAACACGGTCGCGGGCAGGCGGCACAGCTGCCGCAGCAGCCGGCGGTGGTCCTCGGAGAGCAGGTCGACGCTCCAGCGGATGCTGCTCGCCACCGACCGCTGGTGCGGCAGCAGGGAGTGGTCGTTGGTCCGCAGCATCGGCAGGGCCGGACCCGCGGCCAGCAGCATCCGGACCGGGATGGTCCGCAGTCGCTCCCCGGCGAACTCCAGCGCCCGCGGGACACCTTCGAGCCGCCGGCACAGCTCGACGATCGCGGGCGTGTCGCGGACGAGGTCGGCGGCCAGGGTGCCGCGGCCACCCGCACCGCGCAGGACGAGTTCGACCGCCGGCGCCCGCGGTGACCCGTCGTCGGACACCGGCTCCACCGGCAGCGGTCTGATCTCGTGGCTGACGCCCAGCCGCTCGGTGACCGACCGGCGGGAGGTGATGAGGACGTGAGCCCGGGGATAGGCGTTGAGGAGCTCCCTGACGGCCGCCGCGACGGACGACGGCAGGTGCTCGGCGTTGTCCAGGACGATCAACAGGTCGGCGCGCGCGCTTCCCGTGCGGTCCGACGGACCCTCGCCACCGGCTCCGGCGGGCGCCGGACCGATGAGTCGGCGGACCCGGGCCAGGATCGTCGCCGTGGGCGGCACGGCTCCCGGCGCCTCGGCCGGGATGTCACCCAACTGGACGGCCACGACGCCGTGCCGGAAAGTCGGCGCGACGTCGGCCGCCGCACCCAGTGCGATCCGGGTCTTCCCGACACCGCCTTGCCCGACAACGGCAGTCACCCGGGTGTCCAGAATGGTGCGGGCCAACTCGCGCAGTGCTATCCGCATACCGACGACCGGTCTCTCCGGCGGTGGAACTCCACGCCATTTATCCGGTTTCGGCGCAGCACCGGGACGATTTCCGGGCACCTGCTCCGCATCGAGTGCCCGCAGTAGCAGGTCGACCGAAGAACGGCGGGGGTCGACCGATCCGAGTTCGACGTTCCTGATCGTTCGCACGCTGAGCCCGCACCGCTCGGCGAGCTCCTCCTGGGTCCACCCACGCAGCTTCCGCAAGGAGGCAACACTGTCGCTTATCGTCATTCTCCCCTACCCGACCCCCGGAAGCGAGAGGCTCCACCGACCGCGTCGCGAACACGCCGCACCCGTCCCACTGGGCGGAACGCCGCGAGCGAATACGATTGGACACCGAAGCGGACGCTAGCAGGACCACCGCCTCCCGAAAAGACCAATTGAAATCGCAGCCGGCAACCGCGCCCGCCTTGCCGGAACTGAACACCCGTGGTAGGTCGCACCGGAACTCGGGGCCGTTTCGCGGACGTTCCGCCGACCGGCGGAAAGCGACCGCGATCGACAACAGGATCGCGTGCGGCGCAAACGGTGCAACCCGGGTCTTTCATTGACGGCGAAAATCGCACGCCGATAATTTGACCGCATGAGATTCGTACGTCCGTCGGCAGCAGTCACCGGGCTGTGGGCGCTGCTGCGACTGCTGCCCGGGATCAGCCGGACCAAGGCCGCACTGGGCGTCGTCGGCGTCGTCCTGGTTTCGGTGCTCCCGGTCGCCGCGGCCGTCGGCACCGGCGCCCTCATCGGGGCGATACCCGAAGCGGTGCGGGCCGGTCCGGACTCCCGTGAAGGCCGGGTCCTGCAGGTCATGCTGCTGGTGATCGGCGTCCTCGTGGTGGTGGAGCGCATCGTGACGCCACTGCTGCACACGCTCGCCGAAACCCTCGGCCGGCAGGTCGACCGGTACCTGCAGGAGCGGGTGATGGCGGCGGTGGGCCGGCCGGCCTCGATCGCCCACCTGGAGGACCCGCGGGTGTTGGCCCGGCTGCGGTTGGTCCGCGGGCTCGGCATGAGCGACACGGAGCGCCCCGGCCTGGCCGTCGAGGCGCTCGCCGTGGTGCTGCCGTCGTGGCTGCGTGCCATCGGGGCGGCCGGCGTGCTGCTCGCGTTCCACTGGTGGCTCGGCCTGCTGTGGCTCGTCATGTGGCCGACGGTCGTCTACTTCATGCAGCGCGAGTACCTGCGGGTCGGCCAGGTCGGGTTCGGCCAGAGCGACGCGCTGCGGCGGGCCGAGTACCTGCGCGACCTCGCCATCACCGCGCCCGCGGCGAAGGAGATCCGGATCTGGGCCATGCTCCCCTGGCTGGTGGCGCGGTTCCGCTCCACGTGGCACGCGGCCATCGAGCCGGTGTGGCGGCAACGCCGTCCCCGCGCCCGCACGGTCTTCGGGACCAGCGTGACGATCGCGGTCGTCAACGCGTTCTCCTACGGCCTGCTGGTGTGGGCCGCGGTGCGCGGCGACCTCGGCCTGGCCGCCCTCGCGGTCTACACCCAGGCGTTGGGCACGGCCAACAACTACACCGCGTTCGACGACCACAACGCCTACCTCTCCTTCGCCGCCGTGTCCGTGCCCAAGGTGCTCGAACTGGACGACCGGCTCGGCGCCACCGCGCAGACCATCGAGGCCCGGCCGCTGCCGGCCGACTTCCCGGTCACCGGGGTGCGCTTCGCGGGTGTCCGGTTCCGCTACCCGGGCGCCGCCGACGACGCCCTGCGCGAGGTCGACCTGACCATCGCGGCGGGACGGTCGCTCGCCATCGTCGGAGGGAACGGCGCCGGCAAGACGTCACTGGTGAAGCTGCTCTGCGGGCTCTACGCACCCACGGCGGGCACCGTCAGCGCCGACGGCAGCGACCTGGTCGACCTCGGGCCGGCGTGGCGCAGTCGCATCTCGGTGCTGTTCCAGGACTTCACGCGGTACCACTTGAGCGCGGCCGACAACGTCGCGATGGGCGCGCCGGGCGCGCCGGTGGACCTCGACCGCCTGCGCGCCGCCGCCGAGCGCGCCGGCGCGCTGGCAATCGTCGAAGCGCTGCCGCACGGCTGGGACACCGTTCTCTCGCCTCAGTACCGGGGCGGCACCGAGCTGTCCGGCGGGCAGTGGCAACGGGTGGCGCTGGCGCGCGCGCTGCACGCCGTCGACACCGGAGCGCGGGTGCTGGTCCTGGACGAGCCGACCGCGGCGCTGGACGTGCGGGC
This is a stretch of genomic DNA from Saccharothrix ecbatanensis. It encodes these proteins:
- a CDS encoding ABC transporter ATP-binding protein produces the protein MRFVRPSAAVTGLWALLRLLPGISRTKAALGVVGVVLVSVLPVAAAVGTGALIGAIPEAVRAGPDSREGRVLQVMLLVIGVLVVVERIVTPLLHTLAETLGRQVDRYLQERVMAAVGRPASIAHLEDPRVLARLRLVRGLGMSDTERPGLAVEALAVVLPSWLRAIGAAGVLLAFHWWLGLLWLVMWPTVVYFMQREYLRVGQVGFGQSDALRRAEYLRDLAITAPAAKEIRIWAMLPWLVARFRSTWHAAIEPVWRQRRPRARTVFGTSVTIAVVNAFSYGLLVWAAVRGDLGLAALAVYTQALGTANNYTAFDDHNAYLSFAAVSVPKVLELDDRLGATAQTIEARPLPADFPVTGVRFAGVRFRYPGAADDALREVDLTIAAGRSLAIVGGNGAGKTSLVKLLCGLYAPTAGTVSADGSDLVDLGPAWRSRISVLFQDFTRYHLSAADNVAMGAPGAPVDLDRLRAAAERAGALAIVEALPHGWDTVLSPQYRGGTELSGGQWQRVALARALHAVDTGARVLVLDEPTAALDVRAEAELYERFLELTAGLTTILVSHRFSTVRRADRIVVLEGGTVVEDGTHDELVAAEGRYATMFGLQAARFREPTRSAASSGSDRA
- a CDS encoding TauD/TfdA family dioxygenase; its protein translation is MTSARIDTDPNREAPTAQVDLTGAERTALGALAEQLSRTAPGGVDHPRWLVAARRLSCHLPVRLLEAIRQYRHDPGGDGLLTVGNLPIDEDAVPPTPDVPDSAETSATIPAATAMLLGLQLGEVIAYRDEKRGALVQNVVPVRSLAGSQSNGGSVELSLHTENAFHPHRPDYVGMLCLRGGREEVGTLVSAVRHALPLLDESDVAVLRTARFVTSAPPSFRAGHRTDPHPVLTGGTADPNVRVDFHATSALDEEAAGALERLRGAMVAEGTAMVLRPGEMAFMDNRVLVHGRGAFTPRYDGRDRWLHRIFVHLDNRRTSDSRIDSGPVLI
- a CDS encoding amino acid adenylation domain-containing protein is translated as MSAHPFTLPVAWRGTDGGTVRATVPYGDLSAALRALSGTAPLAATLFAAHLKVLGTLTAERVFRTDVAPAGDDRDVRRVDAAVSGPRWRDLVDLSWRAACGAPAAAADHGPADRDGVVFVAPAGTGRVGGPDVPDPHGLRVVVEEDRLLLRAAHGAVTPGYLDRLALTYRAVLEAMAGGPDDIHRAFLGADERRAVLAEWSVGRRDDRGPAGVVDLVRAQATRTPQAVAVRVGDARMTYHELESRSNQIGHHLAGLGAGQDTPVGVCLRRGADLLPALLGTWKAGAGYVPLDPDLPVERLRRMVGTAGCRLVVTTTDLMDALPPVDGCRPVPLDRDRSAVDAAPTTPPPTRTDPGHLAYVIYTSGSTGAPKGVMVQHGGLVNYLRWAVDAYASRGHGGSPFFASLSFDLGIPGLYAPLLTGQAVHLLPDPMEVADLGDLLVAGAPYSFVKMTPGQLNLLCLDLDSAQAHRLAGVVVAAGDAFPAALAERWRALAGPGGTAVATEYGPTEITIGNSGQPVTDPPTTELVPLGAPVPNTTMYVLTDRLEPTPVGVPGEIHVGGAGVARGYLAEPALTADRFRPDPFGAPGTRLYRTGDLGRWLPDGTLEFLGRIDHQVKIRGYRVELGEIRAVLRDRPEVGDAVVVPTGPAGRPRGLAAFVVPAQGHTVDVHRVHAGLSAHLPDYMIPADFVVVGEIPLTANGKADNSALLELLGRRPPTGGRP